One part of the Vanessa atalanta chromosome 4, ilVanAtal1.2, whole genome shotgun sequence genome encodes these proteins:
- the LOC125077749 gene encoding ribosomal RNA-processing protein 8, which yields MFKIPDWEEDIPTSQSKFNKPAPKEKNKLKKTKTPPSVKQNDIKKPNFKSKKKLHTNPRKIVNHVKQSKIAANNISKPKLIKNNTENEATIKPVEEVIEQIVNKKPKPNKIKNAPKNEESCTKNKNYYDTDNLDELILNEKKKELNKINNDDVEKMFHEEYSEEKKKSTRNERKKQLIKSILQKETHRNNINVSSNPLRERMLERLKAAKFRFLNEKLYTTTGSEAQKLFEEDPTAFQTYHEGYQQQMKKWPVKPLDVIVKRIQKMPKSYKIADMGCGEAELARRVAQAVRSFDLVARSAAVEACDVTRTPLCAAQLDAAVYCLALMGTELTRHLLEANRVLRPGGHLLIAEVESRFDNVDDFVRDVQRLGFSLKKLDKTHKVFFFMEFTKIRDPPVKKSKLPILKLKPCIYKKR from the exons atgtttaaaataccaGATTGGGAAGAGGATATTCCTACAAGCCAATCAAAGTTCAATAAACCAGCCCCG aaagaaaaaaataaacttaagaaaACTAAAACACCTCCAAGTGTAAAacaaaatgacattaaaaaaccAAACTTTAAGTCTAAGAAAAAATTGCATACAAATCCAAGGAAAATAGTTAATCATGTGAAACAATCAAAAATAGCAgcaaataacatttcaaaacctaagttaataaaaaataatactgaaaACGAAGCAACAATAAAACCTGTAGAAGAAGTGATagaacaaattgtaaataaaaaaccaaaacctaataaaatcaaaaatgctCCAAAAAATGAAGAAAGCtgtacgaaaaataaaaattactatgacACAGATAATTTAGACGAATTAATACTTAACGAGAAAAAGAAAGAactaaacaaaatcaataatgaCGATGTTGAAAAGATGTTTCATGAGGAATAttctgaagaaaaaaaaaagagtactaGAAATGAACGAAAGAAACAATTAATCAAATCGATTTTGCAAAAGGAGACTCacagaaataatataaacgttAGCAGCAATCCATTGAGAGAAAGGATGTTGGAGAGACTTAAAG cGGCAAAATTccgttttttaaatgaaaaattgtacACAACAACTGGATCAGAGGCACAGAAGCTATTTGAAGAAGATCCAACGGCATTCCAAACCTACCATGAAGGGTACCAGCAGCAAATGAAAAAGTGGCCGGTTAAGCCACTAGATGTTATCGTTAAACGGATTCAAAAAAT GCCCAAGAGCTACAAGATCGCGGACATGGGGTGCGGCGAGGCGGAGCTGGCGCGGCGCGTGGCGCAGGCCGTGCGCTCGTTCGACCTGGTGGCGCGCTCGGCCGCCGTCGAGGCGTGTGACGTCACGCGCACGCCGCTGTGCGCCGCGCAGCTCGACGCCGCCGTGTACTGCCTGGCGCTCATGGGCACCGAGCTCACGCGCCACCTGCTCGAGGCCAACCGGGTGCTCCGGCCCGG GGGCCATCTGCTGATAGCCGAGGTCGAGAGTCGTTTCGATAACGTGGACGACTTCGTCCGAGACGTTCAGAGACTGGGATTCAGTCTTAAGAAACTAGACAAGACACACAAGGTGTTTTTCTTCATGGAGTTCACGAAGATACGGGATCCGCCCGTCAAGAAGTCGAAGCTGCctatattgaaattgaaaccTTGTATCTATAAAaagcgataa